GATATCGCGATTCCACGAGGTTTGCTTAGTTCGTCCTCAATCCCATCAACACGACAGATGAAAGATCCCCGAGGCGTGAACATTTGAACTCTGTGGTTGCTGCTGACGAATATGTTATCCTCTGTATCAACAGCAACGCCAGACGGGTGCTCGAATTTTCCGTCGCCTTGCCCTTCCGACCCGAACTGGTAAAGAAATCGACCTCGTGAGTTGTACACCAGAACTTTATGGCCGTTGTAGTCTGGTAGTATGATATGGTTCTTGCTGTTGATAGCGATGAATTTCGGTGACTGCGGTAGCATATCGGGGGAGTTTCTTTCTGTGTAACGGAAAGTACCTGCCCTGGTTCCGTAATACGTGAAGCAAGATATCGCTGATGGATTCTCCGTCTGTCCTTGGGTTGGAATATCCACGACATGTACACGTCGACGATTGTCAAACGCCATCCCCAGTGGCTTGGTTAAACCACTTTCGCCGAAATGAAAGGGAGTGGTTGTGCCATCGCGTCGAAAACATATCACGCTTTTGTTGGTTCGCTCTGTAACCAGAATTTCTCCTTTCTCGGTGATTTGTACGTCGTAGGGTTTAAAGGGCATACTCCAAACACGACTTGTTAGTGTGTACTGGCTTTTGCACCGCCCGTAGTTGTCAAATATATATACCCGTTGATCATCACTGCTAACGGCGACCAGGTCTCCATCATATGTAAAGGCAACACTGCGCGGGAAGCTCAACTGATGTTTCCAACTGCTCCGGTCCTTCATGAGTAGAGACAGTCTGCGTCGAAAAGTTGGCTCAATTTCGGTTATAGTTTGAATTGATCGAAACCTGTACCAGGTTTGCGAATCTCGACTTGTTGTGACGACACCCAATTTATCAGAAGTTATGCAACTTGCGAATTTATTATTACGACTGAATTTCAACGACACTTGAACGGGTGGGTCAGCTCTTTCGTGCAGAAGTTCTCGCATTTTCTCGTCTGCCTGCTTTTCAAGGCACAAGAAACCAATGTCGTTGCTCTGATTTAACATAACCTCTGCAAAGCTGAGAGATTTATCGATCTTCCCTGACAAGATTTCCATGTTTTCCCGCCGCGTTTGTATTTCTTGACTTTCATCGAAATGTCTATCTCTGATTTGCTTCAGTAAAGTATCTTCGTTTTTCTTAATTACGTCAATCAAATGTCGCGAAGTCGCGCGAACTTCACGTTCAGCAGTTTGCAAATCGCGGTCAATATCTCGCGAGAGCTTGTCTACTTCTTTCATATCAGTTTTAAGTTTGCCAACTTTCCGCGCCATGCTCTTTTTCAGTGACCATAACGCCGACCTCCTTTTTGACAGCGCTTCTTGTAGTGGGATATGCTCATGTTCGGGCTGCTTATgatgatagagggcgcactcCAAGCAGATAGGTATATTGCATGTACCGCAATAGAGTTTGATTTGATTCCCGTCATGCACTGGGCAGACGATTGGGCGAATGAAAGGTGACTTGGTATGAAAAGTTGCCTCATATTCTTCAACTGAAATCACCTTATGAGTTTTTGTTGCTTTGATATTTCGGTGTGAATTCGCACAAATATCACACAGGAACTGGCCACACTCGACGCAGTATACACGCACCCCTCTTTCGCATCCCCCCTCACATAACCTCCCCCGTCTTTCCTCCGCCAATGCTTCTTCACCTCCCCAATCTATAAAGTCCATTAAATCATTGAGGAAATAGCTGTCTGGAAGTCCCGAAATGCCATGCGATGGCAGTTTGTGGTTTCTGCGGTCTAACGGACATGTTATGCTGTGTCTACTACTCTTACAAATGGAGACCAGACAATCCTGGCAAAATGAGTGAAAACAGGGAAGAATTTTGGGTTTCCGGAACCGATCCAAACAAATTGGGCATTGTAAAAAACGTTCATCGAGTTGTTCCCTGGAAAAGCTGGCCGACGCCATCTTTCAGTACATctgcaagaaaaaaaaatgtgttttgttttagcacagacaaggaaaacatGTCAGCAAACAATATCAACGATTTGTTATACTAAAAGCGTGGGAAGAAAATTATCGTTCACTGAAAGACTTTGGTGAAACATTGATTCATTGCAGATAAAAGTTGCAAATATAGTATAACcactgacatattttcatataattttttcaaaatttcaaatacattatttattgGGCTTGGTTGTGGTGGATTGGGTTGGGTGGAGTGGGCTTGTAACGGGGTTGGTTGCATTGCCTTTAATCTGGATGGGTTGGAATGTAATGGGTTTGGATTGGCTGCCGGGGTTGTCATGGGTTGTGTTGAGTTAGGCTATTAGGTTGTGTCACAGACAATTTTGTCTGTGGTTGTGTTAGCGTGGGCTTggggtggatgggggggggggtagttttGGAATAAAAAAAGTCTACTTTAAAGTACCGTATCTATGAATTTCTATGTCACTGCAAAGTTGGACATCAGTGAAAACTAAATCCAAGCAGATTGTTAGCTACTCCATTTTATGTGAATGTGAACATTAAATATATGTTATTAATAGGTTTAACATGATGATGTCGCTATTTGTTTTGGTAATACATGAGATTCTCAATAAACATTCTGTCATTGTGAGCCATGTGTTAACCTTGAGTTCACCGGGTCCTGTCTCTGTCTTCTATAGCGTGGtgatttataaacaattgtggATGCGTTCGAGGCTACGAAAATGGTTATCACTAATTCAGAATCTAAATTGAACTGTGAAAAAGAACAATTCAGCGACTTTTTCCTTCAGATTTTGTgcaatctaaaaaaaaaataattcgaAGATTAAAACCTGTCTTCTGGATGTTAAAATAACTTCAGCTTTTCTCCCAACTGTTGTAAGCTTATATCGAGGAGTTATTCAGTTATTCTAGttctttgtgtgttttttttgtaagaaGCTATTCACTTCTCGGCTattctactttttttttcaagtcgtTAAACCGAAGGTCAACTTGACATAGACGTTTTGTTCACTACTGAGCTTGGGATCACACTAAATTCAAATTGGATGTAATGTCAACATTTGAAAGTATTCACctgtaaacatgtacatttatattcaaCATTACGAGATGGCCTTGTGTTTGCCTTGTACGGGATTATCGTTGTTAAACGAGAGTATCGTCGTGATGTGAGAACCTCGCCTAAAATAAATCCACATAAAGTTACACATAGTGTTATCTGGGGTGGAGGTGGGGCTTTTAGTTAACAAATCAAAGGTCTGATTGCTGTAGAAGTTTAAGTGGTCACAGTACGCCTATCAAAAGGGAAGCCACATTGAGCTCCTGGTCTCATATATAGGTTTGAAATAGTGTTTGTTTTTCCTAGCGAGAATTcgacacaaaaaaatataaatgcgTCAAGTCGCGGTTTTTCTCCTATATGTCTAAACATGGAAGTATATCACTGCCATACTTCCATGGTCTAAGCGAGCGTGTGATCAAGTAAagtaaaatgttgtttttcacGTCTTGTGAAGTTTGCTTGTACATGACTAAGTTCACtgcacaaaaatatatatatatctccgACCCTGTCACTATCCCCGGCGTAGTACGAAAATCAACATTTGCACGTAAAACGTAATCGCATTACCGTTAAAATGCAACAGCTGTTGTATTAAATCGTGTTATTGAATGCAAGCAGTCACGTTTCTAATGAAAACCATATTGTTCCCGTTAGATCACTCAATTCAACTGAGATCCAAGATAAATTATTGTGTGTGTTCCTGTTACTTCATGTCTGTATAAACGACTACTTGTGTTTATAAACACAGACTGTACTTTATTCTTCAGAGTACTACTTTGTCATCATCACGTAAACACCCGAAAAGATAAATGGTACCACGACTGTATGTATGCGTAGTTGACGACGATGACAATAGACAGCAAAAATCCAAATAGTGTCAGGGAATTTAAAAGATAAAAGCCAGTAATTGGTCACTGGAGAATACAACGAAAACACCAAGGGGTCGCCGAACGACTGTGCTATCATACACAAtttagaaacaggcttcccacagacctctcaatacaaatataaacaatcgAACATCATCCGACCTCTAccgatacacagacacacacatatcaccATCCTTAGAACAAACAGGCTATTGGAAGTCACCACACTGTGGGCTCAGATATTGACACATACAATTAGTGTATTGATTCAACGTGACAAGTGATAATATGTGTACACATTCAGTACCTGCCTGTCAGcaggagtgtggtgttgtttatatttgtaatgagtggtctgtgggaaacCAGCTTATCTACTAGTATCTGAAATTGACCTTGGGGAACATAACGCACAGTCGTTCGGCGACCCCTCtatattttagctgtaaatatgtaaatatctctTACATAATCACGTTTATTTGTATGTCTCTTAATTAACATTACAGAATTTTGACAATGACAATATTCTATCAGTCTAAAGCGACATTTTGAATGACATATATGAGTAAAATAGAAACTTTCTATTATATTAGAGATGTAAAAATATATCAGTGATAACTTACATGTCTATGATTTTACCTATCCCTTTGTCAAACCCCAACTCGATAATCCGTTGTTTTCCAacttgttgtgtttgtttttgtatgtacaaacaaataacctTCGGATTGACTTATTGCAAATACCATAATATTTATCCCAACTTTTTCTCTTATTCTTACACTTATTACACATATACCACTCTACTTACAACCTTATCTCAAGCCTGTCTCCCTAACTTATGCCATATATGTCAGTTTTTACCTACCACTTTTGTTACCCCCTTATGCTTATTGAATATATGTACTACATTGTAGATCAGTCTATTACGCGTATACATTCATTACATGTCACCTACTATATGATACATCATTGATGATATGCACATGTGTCTTGGTGGCCGAGCTTTAACTCTAGATCATATTACCAGCATAAATAAACCGATTCTACACGGGATCAAAACATGAAACTCTGCTTCCGGTATCGTCATCTGTAGTAGTGATGATTGAAAATTGTCAGCCTATTTATTATTGAACTTCTATtaaacccaaatatttcgaagagactgagctcctcttcatcggtgggtctccagttctgtcaaacgAGTCAAGTTCtgttagaactgtatggttcatgatattatttatatatagtaaCTAAGTGTTAAGTTGTATTACTCCCAATTATCGTGAGAACCAGAGGATTGGAAGCTTACACCCAGAAAGTTGGAAGCAGCAGGATGTTAAGCAGCTGGTACAGGAAAGTTACACTACtattcataccattccaagacaagaacactattttgcatgacaataacaACTGTCTTTagtatttaaagtgtaacaaaacttgacttgtttgacagaactggggacccaccgatgaagaagagctcagtctcttcgaaatatttgggttagaacttAGCAACAGTCACAAATGATTTTATTACGGCTTAAGCTTAGCAGCTACAGTTTTGAGTTCAAGTACATTAGGAGAAACAAATCGGagttatttaaaacacagacaagtacgaAACTTACTTTTCATCCGAGTCCTTACATCGAACGAAATTTTATGACCCCCTTCAAACAGATATTAGTATACCTTGGTATGTTTGACTAGTACTAGCAACCGATAATATAAGAAAAGTCGTGACTTCAAAACAGGCCGGCGTTTGTTTTCCATTTTGGTGTGACAGTGtgataccatagaccctccaccaacgtctATGATGATACTCACTGGTCAAAATACTAGAGGTGTTATAAAGAAGCAAATGAGGGCAATTATAcgtcaactattttttttcatttggacTAATGTTCTAAATGTCTTTAATTCGACGCAAATAGTATTAGTAGACTATAGTATCGCAAtaaaattttgttcaaaacacaaacttgaaaaattgtacctgaattttaaattttgtgtttgGGATCCGAAAGTTAAGTCGATGAACACAATGGTTTAACACTGAAGACagattttcatttgaaagtgGTCGACTCAAATGACGTAGCTCCTGTGTGTTGCCAGGGAGGTCACCCCTTTCCGGTTCTTTCACACTCTCTGATTTATTCTAAGGTCAAAGGGTCAGCACAGAGCATTATCTAACAATAATAAACTTGAAAACGTTTAGTTTTGTGACGAGAGTGATTTCAGATTGCATTGTGTGCCGAGACTCCGGAGTTAAACATTTGCcctgaaatacaaataaaatgccAAAGAACGGTGCTAATTCTCAACGTTACAGAACACGCAATGGTAAATGCGGACACTAGACAGGCACGTTCGGTATGTTTGCAGACACCGATACCACAATAAGACATTCACTTCTAATACACGATCTCTTGAAGCAAAGAGCGTGATCTGACTTGAATAgtgttcatatgcaaattaaatgaACACATTTTTGATGAATGGCGACAAAACATTGCTAATACACTAGCATCACGTAGTGTGCTACCCAATCAAAATAATACGATTGTCGCCTGATTCCTGTCCTATTTTCTCTCAATATTCCTCATATGTATTCAACTCTACAATGAGCAAGAGTCGGTGAGGTTGATTTCGCGACTGTGGTCTGTTTAACAACAGATATGCTACGCACCGTGTGTGTACAATTCACACAGGGATCGTATGCTTATATGCCTAGCGACAAAGTACTTACGTGGCGAGCTGGTATACACGGCAATATCTCTACTTCACACCTTCCTCCATTCTGTTTCTGTCCCCGTTTTCCAGCCTACACAAGTCTGCAACCTGTAAACTACTGCAAATTATACCATTTCAGCCATTTAGATCGCGGAGCGCTGACGTCCGTACATCCTTCCCCCCAATCAGGCCACCACCATCGCCGATAACCAAAAACGCGTACGTGTGTGGGAACACTGCATTGTACATTGGAATACGTTGACAAAGCGGGTCAAATGTCACccattcacaaaacaaaatggtcGTGTTTTGATTATAGCAATATAGTGTATATAATTTTAGTACGTGCGTGTGCAAAATAAAAGAGGTGCTACTTCGGTGGGTTGAAGAGAACTTGCATACTTGAAATTTTAGGAGAAAACAGTGCCTGACTATTGAACGCCTAGACTGTGTGCAACAAGTTTTCACCCGGGCACTCTGTACACGTAACGTATACAGTATACAACTACTGTACTCGACAGCAGTATACTCGATAGTGAGATCAAGATAGAGGGTTCCAACTTAATTTCACGTAAGGACCGGAACCGTAGAGAGGAGGAGGAGTTGCTTGCTATGTTAAGTCATCTATCCCAGCACTTGATAGATCACAGGATGTTCCTACTGCTGGTCTTGAACTCACCCTCACAGAAATAAGACTAGCTTCATCAAACCCCCTAATTGTAGGGAGTATCTACCGGCCACCAGGCCCAGTTCAAATTGATTGGTATAATGACGTAGGGAGAACCACCAGTGTCTGGAATAAAGTTAACATTGAGTTCTTTCTATTGGGAGATTTCAACGTCGACGTCGTTAAGAACCCAGACTCGGCTCTGCTACCCCACCTGGGCGACATCTGCCTAACTCAACTAATTAAAGAACCAACCCGAGTCACTTCAACCTCATCAAGTACTATTGATCTTCTGTTTTCAAGCAGCACTTATCAACCACAGTGGAGTGTATCCCCTAAGCATATcggaccattatatgatttactgtaactaCAGAGCGAAGCCACCAAAACCAAAGCCAAGATATATCAAGGCCAGGAACGTTTTAAGacataaatttcacatttgttccatgatatacaaatgttaccatggtactGTTCCCCCCTATTTGTTACAATGCTTCACACCTGTTTCCAAAATTCATGATTATAATACACGTTTTAGTAAAGCTAGCAGGTGTATATATCAAACCAGCTCACAATAACTATGCTCTCCGCAAATTCACTCACAAGGGAGGAAATCTATGGAATTCGTTACCTGAACATGTAAAGCAGGCTAAAACTTTTAAACACTTCAAAGACAATTACAGAGACATTACTTCTGCCTAgcagttattttatttatctggaGCTATAATGTCACAATGCATGTATTTTATGTCCTAATGTGTTTTAGAATTTGTAAGTGGACTTTTGTGTGATTGTTGATTTGAAGTATgagggcctcaatggaaagaagccgaCCCTGCAACGCTCTGCGTTGTTTCTAACGCTTATTGAGTTTTACcctgaataaagatattttataatactaataataataatataataataatagtatgtAACTGTGCAAAATATGAATCTATATGACAAAAAGACTAACTTTCGGTATAAAAAAATATTCGCTGAAGATACACAGACTACAGGTGTTTCgcttcatttttaaaatttgccCTATAGTATACTTAGCTAAGTATTGCAGATGCGCATTATACTAATTATGATTTATTGAAGATGATGACCCCAGGCCTTGCAATTGCTGTTTGACCTCTACTGTCTATGCTTCTACCAaggtgtgtgtatttatatgtcAAACGTATCTGACATAGCGTGTTACTAGATAGTATAGAAACCAGGTCGGTTGAACGTTTGAGTTGGTTTTGACATTAGTTTATGTACTTCGAGATATGGAGAAATTGGATTTCAGGAATTAAGTTATAGCTTTACAATGGGGTGGGgggtcatacatacatacatacatacatacatacattcatgcatacatacatacatacatacatacatacatacaaatgattataattattataatttactTTCAGAAtggctctgtctgtctctgtctccctgtctgtctgtctgtctgtctgtctctttgagTGTCTCtatgtccatctgtctgtctatctgtctgtctgtgtgtgtctgtctgtctgtctgtctcgccccctctcgctctctctctctctctctctctctctctctctctctctctctctctctctctctctctctctctctctctccttccctCCCAtgtctctctcgctctctcactgtatgtatgtatgtctgtctgtctgtctgtctgcaaaATCCAAAAATCACGGgcaaaatgtcttcttgtacagtATTCCaattgacaatcccaatttagttgtctgatgatcgcttgaggcgtgaaactctgagtaacgacttatcaCATGCTTACTCTTTTGAAttgagtatgtgtgtgcatatatatatatatatatatatatatatatatatatatatatatatatatatatatatattaatatatatattaatatattattattgttattattatatattgtgAGTAACTTGCTTTTAATGCTAATTGCAAATCGATAGTATTTATTGGATAAGAATAGAGCTATGTGTTGTGGGGAGATATTACAATCAATAGGTATTATCGTGTAGGTACACACTAGTAGAATGACGATAGGTCAGGTTTGTAAGGCTCAATATCGGTAATGGGGCCTTCGTTTGGATTAATAGATGAAATACTTGTGCAAGCGAAAATGCTTCTCCgcatttgataaattatttcTAAGCTATAGCTTTGACCAGCAGGTTGAGTTATGATGGGGTGAAGGGTGGCTGTCGTGGAATCTGCAAGTTTCGTCGTCGCTGCCATTATGGCCAGTCCTTATTGAATAATAGAATAATAGTGGCCCATGGCCAGCTTATAGCTGTGTAATTCAGGACCCACGCGTTAGGAAACAGTTTGCTATGTGGATGTTTTAATAATCATATTCACTTTAATACAGAGGTTGCAAGGTAAGTAATATAAAACATACCGGGGAAAGTAATTGCAATGTTGAACATTTTCACCGATATTTCGAAAACAGTTGAGAACCAGTGAATTAGACGTGCGTTGTCGTGAAGTTGAACGTTATGACCatagtatatattccatatttgtttttgttcaacttggctcgtgcatggtataattagatgttattcccttATCTTcgtcgttcagccaaggaaaatatgtgTGATCTAAGGGGGCCTTTcacttgtcactacgagtcactagacgagtagtgacaacccttaggtcacgagtattttccggctgaatgaagaaaaatattggagaataacaaattcataattataccaccgccagtaatatcaaagacaaatcggggaaagtaatggcaattttgaacgttttgactgatattttgaacacagcagaaccagtgacgtagacatgcattgtcgtgaTGTCGAACAAACTAGAATATGCTAAAATGGTCTGTTTGCTACCCTTAGAGTTCAGGACCATTTCAATAACGCTTTGAACGCCATATGAGAAagtgttatatgcaaattaacatgaTTTTAGCAACTAGATAGGAGCGATAGGTCACGAAACCAAAGGTCAGACTATGCAATTGTTGAATTTTTACGACGGTAAATAAGCCGAGCAACGTTACAAGGCAACGTGATAAGGAAGAAAAATGTTGTATATTGTCTGTGAACGTTAGCTTAGTACATGAACCGATATACCTTTTTTCGTTGTTGTGGATAGTGTTGACCAAGTGTAATGAAGCGAAAAAGAGATGAAAGTTTTTGGACAAAGTTCAAATTCCATAGTTCAAATTCCACAGACCTGATCCggttttcaaattttttaaaaGGCAAGTAATGTAATTTCTCATCCAAAACCAATATTGTTCACCGTACAAATACGATGCTTTATATCTGTTGACGTAAACGATGGTGATGAATTAGGATGTGGCACCCCCGTAGAATTGCTCGTCTCGATCCGGGGCTTAGTTTTGTGTTCTTaatttgaattaaatatttttgtaaacgcaaaaaaaaaaaaaaaaaaatgtgattgatACACAGACGGCTAGAAGTAGAATCCTTTAAGTTGGGCGACTACcaattattgtaaaaaataattttaacaaGTTGAGGAAATATTCCTTTAAAAAGgctttaaaaacaaatattccAGGGACCCCGTGCTAGTCTATCACTCCCTGGAATGACGTAATGAAACAGGGTGTCACCCTCTTGACATTTTTTTGACGTTCAAATATGCACGAAGCAGAAGACTTCAGTGACGAGACATAATTTATAGTGCGTTGACGGTCTATAGATTTCTCATCCAAAAGCGTTCCACTGTTTAATGTTGGTTGGTGTGGTTTGACAAATCTGGAGTGTGTAATTCCccttaaaaaaatattttcctgGAAATCAGGGGCCGTGTTATCTCAAAAATATCATCGAGGGATTTCAGCTATGTGAGTAGAggataaatgtaatgtaaacatcgATATTTTCGTCACTCGGAATtgttgcaattttacagtctttaactaattttcaattatttttagtAATCACTAAACTGGTAAATTCAGTTCATGTACAAGTACACGTTCTACTCACTTCGTTTTATGTATTTTACTCTTTTCCAGTCGCAATTTACAGTATTTGTTTTTTGGTTGTGTGTACTCAGTTCAACTACAATGTGTACATCCacaacatatgtacacacacacacacacacaacgtcatatagacctgttgccggttccaagatgcattgcgcgtctctccatacaatgccattttTCTGTACGCGGCGCgcggaggggtttgcacgcgctactcgggggggggggtcgtcaCATGACGGTACCATGGGTTTACCCGTTAAATCCCACTCTGTCATCGATGGcgttcagtctttgttctataaaatcacctataattaaagaggtcaacatgtcttaccatcatttcccgatgaaaatgttatttcaaatgtaataaagacaaaacaagactaaatccAACAACATAAGCGACATGCTCTCGCgcagtgcatcttggaaccggaaaatcttCTACTGTAGCTAGGTTCCAGATATTTTACTCCAATCTCtcttttgatatttcaatcTTCAAA
This is a stretch of genomic DNA from Glandiceps talaboti chromosome 9, keGlaTala1.1, whole genome shotgun sequence. It encodes these proteins:
- the LOC144440323 gene encoding tripartite motif-containing protein 2-like, giving the protein MASASFSREQLDERFLQCPICLDRFRKPKILPCFHSFCQDCLVSICKSSRHSITCPLDRRNHKLPSHGISGLPDSYFLNDLMDFIDWGGEEALAEERRGRLCEGGCERGVRVYCVECGQFLCDICANSHRNIKATKTHKVISVEEYEATFHTKSPFIRPIVCPVHDGNQIKLYCGTCNIPICLECALYHHKQPEHEHIPLQEALSKRRSALWSLKKSMARKVGKLKTDMKEVDKLSRDIDRDLQTAEREVRATSRHLIDVIKKNEDTLLKQIRDRHFDESQEIQTRRENMEILSGKIDKSLSFAEVMLNQSNDIGFLCLEKQADEKMRELLHERADPPVQVSLKFSRNNKFASCITSDKLGVVTTSRDSQTWYRFRSIQTITEIEPTFRRRLSLLMKDRSSWKHQLSFPRSVAFTYDGDLVAVSSDDQRVYIFDNYGRCKSQYTLTSRVWSMPFKPYDVQITEKGEILVTERTNKSVICFRRDGTTTPFHFGESGLTKPLGMAFDNRRRVHVVDIPTQGQTENPSAISCFTYYGTRAGTFRYTERNSPDMLPQSPKFIAINSKNHIILPDYNGHKVLVYNSRGRFLYQFGSEGQGDGKFEHPSGVAVDTEDNIFVSSNHRVQMFTPRGSFICRVDGIEDELSKPRGIAISHSHPYRVAVADAGNDRIKIYQLLR